From Salifodinibacter halophilus:
CAACGACTTTCTAGACCTCGCCGACGAGGCGGTGGCGCTGCTGGATCTGGAAGGCGAGATCCAGATCGCCAGTTTCCACCCGGATTACCAGTTCGCCGGCACCGCCTTCGACGACATCGGCAACTGCACCAACCGCTCGCCCTACCCCACCTTGCACCTGCTGCGCGAAAGCAGCGTAGAGCGCGCGGTGGC
This genomic window contains:
- a CDS encoding DUF1415 domain-containing protein; the encoded protein is NDFLDLADEAVALLDLEGEIQIASFHPDYQFAGTAFDDIGNCTNRSPYPTLHLLRESSVERAVAAFPDPDAIVERNLATLENLGAEGWRKLSAWNFSG